From a single Phalacrocorax carbo chromosome 10, bPhaCar2.1, whole genome shotgun sequence genomic region:
- the LOC135315176 gene encoding cytochrome c oxidase assembly protein COX19: protein MSTAMNFGSKTFQPRPPDKGAFPLDHFGECSAFKERFMECLRDSGYESGACRQRAMAYLECRMERQLMANEPLEKLGFKDLIDEKSEAKPEKL from the exons ATGTCCACCGCAATGAATTTCGGCAGCAAAACCTTCCAGCCGCGGCCGCCGGACAAGGGCGCCTTCCCGCTGGATCACTTCG GGGAGTGCAGCGCCTTCAAGGAGCGGTTCATGGAGTGTCTCCGCGACAGCGGCTACGAGAGCGGCGCCTGCCGGCAGCGCGCCATGGCCTACCTGGAGTGCCGCATGGAGAG GCAACTTATGGCTAATGAACCACTGGAAAAATTGGGATTTAAAGATCTGATAGATGAGAAATCAGAAGCAAAGCCTGAAAAGTTGTAA